In Macrobrachium rosenbergii isolate ZJJX-2024 chromosome 49, ASM4041242v1, whole genome shotgun sequence, the following are encoded in one genomic region:
- the LOC136832365 gene encoding uncharacterized protein produces the protein MTATILAATGLALGTKLLIKSRTKEISHESDGYPDDFPDTRILDEGQSTSVDSSSSENEKEDAAKVHENHLIPEPEIVMDSPQDIDETATTPTEDLNRCSEESVTSPDINENITLPNEQLNHTIEESVTAAGLVDLQKNTSSFFEELVVLQKNASILFEEFLVTDFQESDFTEPERKEEKTVNEPKEEFNDCRRDTVLPLDSGALNKEENIVFEDFAEPGRTSGSEDMDNNSSQSKERSDECSEKDIILEVSGLDSFDQNEIPDTACTTDSEAVLESENIHCAEDSEPLRPENVIPSGLKDIIYRLVESMDDCDSSEGLDDINERWESEVQNDIKPRSCGRRRVAFGKTTVHTLHDTAAHKQARNGPWVKFALKRIEFEQKISKLEPILSRVLDAGHRDTVLKNICDSNSVHPTNESKDVAFVSPTESQLQEETNFVNQAAPPTFDHSDSSEVPDEQGLDNLDNADSDGGLEFVPGNSINTGVKNDDKHQLDGKPVEPRRRGLDEINKQRAQAVGTDVKRRSGGNLTFGPAAEIDQPDEKPVESSCRDSKEINKQSETALKKGTKAGKRRRVKYRPLRFDDANENSSEDLKNSGEEKSVSDNFKESHNTGNEDEMDLDNSEESEFVGYGRDFKVAPRKKRTMDARIVIENVNTSDDCNAHGVQDTEDEQDASADTHGHVGFDGTTVHIMHDSDDHREAEKEMHLEQSTPSEESGDSEFTSPDTREEPFHTNAADLIVPPTSEESNSIKKKMEASVIHSEDDGQTEKCPLAKLSDEEQNSASGEEIRPEEENDDLKKRIRQIAEDKHQLVKANDLIDQRLKRIASEKEEFWRKMTFTFGEY, from the coding sequence ATGACAGCGACTATTTTAGCAGCAACAGGTCTTGCCCTTGGGACGAAATTGTTGATTAAATCAAGAACGAAAGAAATCTCACACGAAAGCGATGGCTATCCAGATGATTTCCCGGATACGAGGATTTTAGATGAAGGCCAAAGTACATCTGTGGACTCGAGCAGCTCAGAAAATGAGAAGGAAGACGCAGCCAAAGTTCATGAAAATCACTTAATTCCCGAACCTGAAATTGTAATGGACTCCCCCCAAGATATCGACGAAACCGCAACTACACCTACCGAGGACTTAAACCGTTGCAGCGAGGAAAGTGTTACTTCGCCAGATATCAACGAAAACATAACTTTGCCAAACGAGCAGTTAAACCATACCATCGAGGAAAGTGTTACTGCAGCAGGTTTAGTGGATTTACAAAAGAACACCAGCAGTTTTTTTGAGGAGTTAGTGGTTTTACAAAAGAACGCCAGCATTCTTTTCGAAGAGTTCCTGGTGACAGACTTTCAAGAAAGTGATTTCACTGaacctgaaagaaaagaagaaaaaacagtgaATGAACCTAAAGAAGAGTTCAATGACTGCAGAAGAGACACTGTTCTTCCGCTAGATTCAGGAGCATtgaacaaagaagaaaacatcGTTTTTGAGGACTTCGCCGAACCTGGGAGAACATCAGGCTCTGAAGATATGGACAATAACAGCAGCCAGAGTAAAGAACGGTCCGATGAGTGCAGCGAAAAGGATATTATTTTAGAAGTTTCAGGGCTGGACAGTTTCGACCAGAATGAAATCCCAGATACTGCATGCACTACAGATTCAGAGGCCGTGTTAGAGAGCGAAAATATACACTGCGCAGAGGACTCTGAACCCCTGAGACCAGAGAACGTAATCCCAAGTGGTTTAAAAGATATCATTTATAGGCTGGTTGAATCGATGGATGACTGCGACAGCTCCGAAGGCCTTGATGACATCAACGAGCGATGGGAAAGTGAAGTGCAAAACGACATAAAACCTCGCTCATGCGGCCGTCGCCGTGTTGCATTTGGTAAGACAACAGTGCACACATTGCATGATACAGCCGCGCACAAACAAGCCCGTAATGGACCATGGGTGAAATTTGCTCTGAAAAGAATAGAATttgaacaaaaaatatcaaaactggaACCAATTCTATCGCGCGTACTGGATGCAGGCCATAGGGATACAGTCCTCAAAAATATCTGCGACAGTAATTCTGTACATCCAACGAATGAGAGTAAGGACGTTGCATTCGTGAGCCCGACAGAATCACAACTTCAAGAGGAAACCAATTTTGTAAATCAGGCAGCTCCACCTACTTTCGACCACAGTGACAGTAGTGAGGTTCCAGATGAACAAGGCTTGGACAACTTGGACAATGCAGATTCTGATGGCGGCTTAGAATTTGTCCCAGGAAATTCGATTAACACCGGCGTCAAGAATGACGACAAACACCAGTTGGATGGCAAGCCTGTTGAACCGAGGCGTCGTGGCCTGGATGAAATAAATAAGCAACGGGCACAAGCTGTCGGAACAGATGTAAAAAGAAGATCAGGTGGGAACCTTACGTTTGGACCAGCAGCTGAAATAGACCAGCCGGATGAGAAGCCTGTTGAATCCAGCTGTCGCGACTCGAAGGAAATCAACAAGCAATCGGAAACTGCACTAAAAAAAGGGACAAAAGCAGGAAAACGTCGACGCGTTAAATATAGGCCACTGCGCTTTGATGACGCAAATGAAAACTCATCCGAGGACTTGAAAAATTCCGGCGAGGAAAAGTCAGTTTCCGACAACTTCAAGGAGAGTCACAATACCGGAAACGAAGATGAAATGGACTTGGATAACTCAGAGGAAAGTGAATTTGTTGGTTATGGAAGAGACTTCAAAGTTGCCCCCAGAAAGAAGAGGACCATGGATGCCAGAATTGTGATTGAAAATGTAAACACCAGTGATGATTGCAACGCCCATGGTGTGCAAGACACTGAAGACGAACAAGACGCAAGCGCTGACACACATGGCCATGTTGGATTTGATGGGACGACAGTGCACATAATGCATGATTCCGATGACCATCGAGAGGCTGAGAAGGAAATGCATCTGGAGCAAAGCACGCCATCGGAGGAGAGCGGAGATAGTGAATTTACAAGCCCAGATACTCGTGAGGAGCCCTTTCACACAAATGCCGCAGATCTGATCGTTCCACCAACTTCCGAGGAGAGTAACAGCATAAAAAAGAAGATGGAAGCATCCGTTATTCACTCGGAAGATGATGGTCAAACAGAAAAGTGTCCTTTGGCTAAACTTTCGGACGAGGAACAAAATTCTGCCTCGGGAGAAGAAATCAGACCTGAGGAGGAAAACGACGACTTAAAGAAGAGAATAAGACAAATTGCCGAAGACAAACACCAACTCGTAAAGGCAAATGACTTGATAGATCAAAGGTTAAAACGAATTGCTTCGGAGAAAGAAGAATTCTGGAGAAAAATGACGTTTACATTCGGAGAATACTGA